One segment of Thermococcus sp. AM4 DNA contains the following:
- a CDS encoding HAD family hydrolase — MWVVFDVDGTLIDVGESYDMAVKLTVEYFLRAFGVEREIELEWVRKLRSKGCFGDDFKVSEVLILFSMAGDVEALVEEFPAGEGIEWVRERFGVGMHRGSIERVFNTFYLGEAYPGRLFDFSGLWRNEKPLIGAELLRELSEKFRVGVVTGRSELELGLAEQILGFRFERAVTRELGLKPNPDLLWELVKGERGVYVGDTLNDELFVENYQREYGDFDFVMVGRDVENVSEFVENLLEGLR; from the coding sequence CTTTGACGTGGACGGGACGCTGATAGACGTGGGCGAGAGCTACGACATGGCCGTCAAGCTGACCGTGGAGTACTTCCTCCGGGCCTTCGGGGTGGAGCGGGAAATCGAGCTTGAGTGGGTCAGAAAACTGCGCTCCAAGGGGTGCTTCGGCGACGACTTCAAGGTGAGCGAGGTGCTGATTCTTTTCTCAATGGCGGGCGACGTTGAAGCTCTCGTTGAGGAGTTCCCGGCGGGAGAGGGCATAGAGTGGGTTCGGGAGCGGTTTGGGGTTGGAATGCACCGGGGGAGCATAGAGAGGGTCTTCAACACTTTCTACCTCGGGGAAGCCTATCCCGGAAGGCTCTTCGACTTTTCGGGCCTCTGGAGAAATGAAAAACCGCTCATCGGGGCGGAGCTTTTAAGGGAACTTTCGGAGAAGTTCAGAGTTGGGGTCGTCACGGGCAGGAGCGAGCTTGAGCTTGGATTGGCTGAACAAATTCTCGGCTTCCGCTTTGAAAGGGCCGTAACGAGGGAGCTCGGCCTCAAGCCGAACCCCGACCTGCTTTGGGAGCTGGTGAAAGGTGAAAGAGGGGTTTACGTCGGCGACACGCTCAACGACGAGCTGTTCGTCGAGAACTACCAGAGGGAATACGGGGACTTCGATTTCGTCATGGTCGGGCGGGACGTTGAGAACGTCTCGGAATTCGTTGAAAACCTGCTGGAGGGGTTGAGATGA
- the proC gene encoding pyrroline-5-carboxylate reductase, whose product MRVAVLGAGTIGGAIAKALKKAGYDVVATRRMVEKAKELLELGIEVIPDNRKAAGGADVVFIAVKPSKVGEVLEEISDLIEGKLVISVVAGVSLKELKRFAKAKFVRAMPNIAVLVGESFTAYATELEGREIELVEKLLRTFGDCVRVEEEHMDAITGLSGSGPAYVTVFLEAMIYGGLRVGLPRDLAKRASLQTLLGTAKLLMETERHPAEVREWVITPGGTTIDGVFELEEGKIRTAVMKAVDAATKKSRILSKRV is encoded by the coding sequence ATGAGGGTTGCCGTTCTGGGAGCTGGAACAATAGGTGGGGCGATAGCGAAGGCCCTGAAAAAGGCCGGATACGATGTCGTTGCGACGAGGAGGATGGTTGAGAAAGCTAAAGAACTGCTCGAGCTTGGAATAGAGGTCATTCCGGACAACAGGAAAGCCGCTGGAGGCGCTGATGTTGTGTTCATCGCGGTGAAGCCCAGTAAGGTCGGCGAGGTCCTCGAGGAGATATCCGACCTAATCGAGGGCAAGCTGGTAATCTCTGTCGTCGCCGGCGTCTCGCTGAAGGAACTGAAGCGCTTCGCGAAGGCGAAATTCGTAAGGGCGATGCCCAACATAGCCGTTCTCGTCGGCGAGTCCTTCACAGCCTACGCGACGGAGCTTGAGGGTAGAGAAATTGAGCTTGTGGAAAAACTGTTGAGGACCTTTGGGGACTGCGTCCGCGTTGAGGAGGAGCACATGGACGCGATAACCGGGCTGAGCGGTTCCGGGCCGGCCTACGTTACCGTCTTCCTCGAGGCGATGATTTACGGCGGTCTGCGCGTTGGCCTGCCGAGGGATTTGGCGAAGAGGGCCTCGCTTCAGACACTCCTCGGGACTGCGAAGCTCCTCATGGAGACCGAGAGGCATCCTGCTGAAGTGAGGGAGTGGGTCATAACGCCTGGAGGAACGACGATAGACGGCGTCTTCGAGCTGGAGGAGGGCAAGATAAGAACCGCTGTAATGAAGGCCGTTGATGCGGCAACTAAGAAGTCGAGGATTCTGTCGAAGAGGGTTTGA
- a CDS encoding toprim domain-containing protein — translation MAIVDVRILVEGASDVEVVSKALQGLALGSEYNITISSIIPTTNIDIAKSAAAGADLLIIATDADRVGRELAERLFNELGEMVGHIERMKLPLGHDLEHVDVELVRKELKNTLVRAGLKSLRVLPEYMELRKELLDVKGHYDELAHQYEELEREYEELRRKYEELRSEYLSLKQENESLQTLLEKKSRPVKIEEAWKALFPAEPVPPEEFLAIAVEKLGLNGKIVVGQGYIYAEEEEAVGELLKTVYLSMAISKELVEKEKPEEKEPEKQEEIAEEGLEEVIPGIEED, via the coding sequence GTGGCAATAGTCGATGTCAGGATTCTTGTTGAAGGTGCCAGCGACGTTGAGGTCGTGAGCAAGGCCCTCCAGGGCCTGGCGCTGGGAAGCGAGTACAACATAACGATATCCTCGATAATTCCCACGACCAACATAGACATTGCCAAGAGCGCGGCCGCCGGAGCGGACCTGCTCATCATAGCGACCGACGCCGACCGCGTGGGAAGGGAGCTCGCGGAGAGGCTCTTCAACGAGCTCGGGGAAATGGTCGGCCACATCGAGAGGATGAAGCTTCCCCTCGGCCACGATCTGGAGCACGTTGACGTCGAACTCGTGAGGAAAGAACTGAAGAACACCCTCGTAAGGGCCGGTCTGAAGAGCCTGAGGGTCCTCCCGGAGTACATGGAGCTCAGAAAAGAGTTGCTCGACGTTAAAGGCCATTACGACGAGCTGGCCCACCAGTACGAAGAACTGGAGCGCGAATACGAGGAGCTCAGGAGAAAGTACGAGGAGCTCAGAAGCGAGTACCTGAGCCTCAAGCAGGAGAACGAGAGCCTTCAGACCCTTCTTGAAAAGAAGAGCAGGCCTGTGAAGATCGAGGAAGCCTGGAAGGCCCTGTTCCCCGCGGAACCCGTTCCCCCTGAGGAGTTCCTGGCAATAGCAGTTGAAAAGCTCGGCCTCAACGGAAAGATCGTCGTTGGGCAGGGCTACATCTACGCGGAGGAGGAAGAGGCCGTCGGGGAGCTCCTGAAGACTGTGTACCTGAGCATGGCCATCTCAAAGGAGCTCGTTGAGAAGGAGAAACCGGAAGAAAAGGAGCCCGAGAAACAGGAAGAAATAGCCGAGGAAGGCCTTGAAGAGGTAATCCCAGGAATCGAGGAGGACTGA